The Anaerobaca lacustris sequence CACACGCTGCTGCGTCCGCGCCTGGTAGGCTCGTATCGCTTCGAGCAACTCCGCCAGGGGGTACTTCCGAGCGACCGGCATGATCCGGGTTCGGAGCGAATCGCTGGGCGCGTTGAGCGAGATCGCCAGCCGGGGATGGACGTCCTCTTTCGCCAGTCGTGCAATCGCCGGTGCCATTCCGCAGGTGCTGATCGTAATGTGCCTGATACCGATGTTCTTACCGGACGCATCGTTCAGGATGCGGACGGACTTCAGCACCGCCTCGTAGTTCTCGAACGGCTCGCCCATGCCCATATAGACCACATTGTGGATTTTGCCCGCGTCGGCCTCGGCCTGGTTGACCTGATCGGCGATCTCGCCGGCGGTCAGGTTGCGGCGCAGCTCGATCCGGCCTGTGGCGCAGAACGCGCAGCCCATCGCACAGCCGACCTGCGTCGAGACGCATAGCGTCCGACGGTCGCCGTCGCGCAGCAGCACTGCCTCGATCCGCTCGCCGTCGGCCAGTTCGAAGAGGTACTTCCTCGACCCGTCCGGGTCGGCCGGGCAATCGAGCGTCTTGAGCTGTGAGACGAAATAACCCTGGCCGCCCAGCTTCTCGCGAAACGCCTTGCTCAGCGGTGTGATGTCGGCGATCGTCCGGGCGTTCTTTGTGTGGAGGAAGCTGAAGATGTACCTGGCCAGATAGTTCTTCTGTCCCAGGTCCATCACGAGCCGTTCCAACTCGTCGAGCGTCTTGTCTTTGAGGTCCTTGTTCATCGCTCCATTCTACCACGCCGGCGCGCAACCGTCGAATCCGGCCGTCGGCAAAGCCGTTTGCGTTGTCTTGCCGGGAGGCAGCGATCAGGCTACAATGCGGCTCATTCCTAACCGCTATCGAAGGAGTCTGCCATGAATGCTTCGCATCGCGTCAGGTCAACGTCTCGCAGGGAATTCCTGAAACTGTCCGGCCGGATGGCCACTTCGGCGGCCCTTGTGGCGGGAGTTGTTCCTCGCATGTACGCCGGCGAAGCCGGGCCCATCAAGCTGGCCCTCGTCGGTTGCGGGGGCCGAGGCACCGGGGCCGTCGCCGACGCCTTCACGACGACCGGCGGGCCGGTGAAGCTCTATGCCGTCGCGGACCTGTTCGAAGACCGGGTACAAGCCAGCCTGAAGAACCTCAACGAGATCCATGCCGACAAGGTGGACGTCCCGCCGGAACGACGATTCGTCGGATTCGACGCGTACAAGCAGGCCATCGACTGCCTGAGCCCAGGCGATGTGGCCATCCTGGCGACGCACGCTGCCTTTCGCCCGATGCACTTCGAGTATGCGGTTCGCAGGGGAGTGCACATCTTCGCGGAAAAGTCCTTTGCCGCGGATGCCCCCGCCGCACGCCGCTGGCTCAAGGCGGCCGAACAATCGGAACAGAAGGGCCTGAAGGTCGGCGTTGGGTTCATGTGGCGTCACTCCCAGGCCCGGCAGGAGACGATCCAGCGGATCCACGAGGGGGCCATCGGCGACGTGCACACCCTGCGGATTTATCGCGTGCACGGGCCGGTCCAGTGCCCGCCGCTGCCTGAGGGCACGAACGAGCTGGTCTTTCAACTTCGCTATCCGAACAGCTTCACGTGGGTCTCGTCCGGGTTCTACATC is a genomic window containing:
- the rlmN gene encoding 23S rRNA (adenine(2503)-C(2))-methyltransferase RlmN; translated protein: MNKDLKDKTLDELERLVMDLGQKNYLARYIFSFLHTKNARTIADITPLSKAFREKLGGQGYFVSQLKTLDCPADPDGSRKYLFELADGERIEAVLLRDGDRRTLCVSTQVGCAMGCAFCATGRIELRRNLTAGEIADQVNQAEADAGKIHNVVYMGMGEPFENYEAVLKSVRILNDASGKNIGIRHITISTCGMAPAIARLAKEDVHPRLAISLNAPSDSLRTRIMPVARKYPLAELLEAIRAYQARTQQRVTFEYVLIDRLNDSTAHARQFVMLLRGFSCNVNLIEHNPYPGCALAGSSRDRIARFASVLKDAGVETVTRFKLGHHIQAACGQLQAGYEPRR
- a CDS encoding Gfo/Idh/MocA family protein, whose protein sequence is MNASHRVRSTSRREFLKLSGRMATSAALVAGVVPRMYAGEAGPIKLALVGCGGRGTGAVADAFTTTGGPVKLYAVADLFEDRVQASLKNLNEIHADKVDVPPERRFVGFDAYKQAIDCLSPGDVAILATHAAFRPMHFEYAVRRGVHIFAEKSFAADAPAARRWLKAAEQSEQKGLKVGVGFMWRHSQARQETIQRIHEGAIGDVHTLRIYRVHGPVQCPPLPEGTNELVFQLRYPNSFTWVSSGFYIDWHCHNIDIACWTKGAWPVSAQGMGGRCFEEAGSQFDHYTVEYTFADGTKLFTFSRHMHNCWETYADYAHGSKGSAVLMATLGEPRPKIYRGHDMTAENLIWGFAGRDPNPYVVEWQRLLDAIRQDKPHNEARRAGEADVVALMGRMATHSGQFITWDQAMNSQFQFVADIDRMNFDTPAPIHAGPDGLYVPPQPGITREH